The genome window AAGAGCGTGATATGCCATATGTTGTTGAAATGGTGAAAGGCGTTAAATCCTTAGGGCTAGAAACTTGTATGACGCTTGGCATGTTATCGACAGAACAAGCGAATGAATTACAACAAGCGGGATTAGATTATTACAACCATAATTTAGATACTTCCCCAGAGCATTATAATCAGATCATTACCACCCGTTCTTATCAAGATAGATTAGATACCTTAGATAATGTTCGTAGTGCCGGTATGAAAGTGTGTAGTGGTGGTATTGTTGGCTTGGGAGAGCAGGCAACTGACAGAGCTTCATTATTAATGCAGCTTGCTAACTTAACGCCACAACCAGAAAGTGTTCCTATTAATATGTTGGTTAAAATCGACGGTACGCCATTAGCGGATGTTGAAGATCTCGATCATTTTGATTTTATCCGTTGTATTGCAGTTGCGCGTATCATGATGCCCAAAAGCCATGTTCGTTTATCGGCGGGTCGAGAGGCAATGAATGAGCAAATGCAGGCCATGTGCTTTTTAGCCGGAGCAAATTCGATTTTTTATGGCTGTAAGTTATTAACTGCTGCTAACCCGGAAACGAATCAGGATATTCTGCTCTTTAAAAAGCTGGGTATTAATACGGAAACTGTTGCCAATGATATTGATGAATCAATTGAACAACAGCAATTGCAGGCAAAAGTTGTTGAACAGCAACACAGTGACTTATTTTATAATGCGGCCAATTAATAAGCGCGGCTAATGAGCTTTTCATTTTTAACTCAGCAGTTAGCGAAACAGCAACAACAACATTTATACCGCCAGCGTCAGCTCGTTGAACAACAAGCTGGCCGAGAAATCCAAATCGCGGGTAAAAATTATCTTAATTTTTCTGCTAATGATTATTTAGGGTTAAATCATCATCCGGCGATCAACCAGGCATTGCAAGAGGGCGTAGATAAGTTTGGTGTCTGCTCGACTGGTTCAAGTTTGATCACTGGTTATCATTATGCCCATCAGGCGTTGGAAGATACTATTTGTCAGTGGCTTAATAAACCTAAATGTTTGTTATTTAATAGCGGCTTTGCCGCCAATGTTGGTGTGTTAAAAACGTTAGCTCGGCAAAATAGTCATTTTTATCTCGATAAGCTTGCCCATGCATCATTAATCGAAGGTGCCTTTGTTGATAAACGAATGGCAAAGCGATTTTTACATAATGATTACCAGCAGTTAGATAAGCAGCTAGCTCAGCACGCCGGTGATGATCAACTGATTGTTTCAGAAGGAATATTCAGTATGGACGGTGATCAGGCAGATATTTGTCAATTACGCGCTGTTGCAGATCAACACAAGGCTTGGCTTTATATTGATGATGCTCATAGCATAGGGGTTATTGGTCAATCTGGTCAGGGAAGTGCTAGTTATCAACAGCCGATTGAAATTATTATGGCAACCTTTGGTAAAGCAATTGCAACCAGTGGGGCTTTTATTGCATGTGATGAAGAATTACATAACTATTTAATCAATTTCTGCCGTGATTATATTTATTCCACGGCAATGTCACCGGCAGTTGCCTGGGCGACGAAAAAAAGTATCGAGCTTATTCAACAAGATCAGTGGCGGCGAGAAAAAATATCCGTTTTAAGTGAATTGTTTTCGTCTACACTTAATGCGTCGGTAAATTTGCTCCCTAGCACATCTTCAATTCATGCCATAGTGCTAGGCAGTGAGCAAAGTGCATTAGAAATTTCAGAAAAATTAAAATCTCAAGGTATTTGGTTATCAGCTATCCGTCCGCCAACGGTAGCGAAAGGTACATCTAGGTTACGTGTTACCATTTGTGCTAGCCATAATGAAAATGATATCAAGTACTTAGCTGAGTCTATCAATAGGGTTGTTAATTAATGCCAGATGTACATATACGTTATCAAATAGCTAAATCTTTTGGTTTAGCCAGTCACTCTTATGATATTTCGGCGCGCTTACAACGTTATAGTGGTAAACATTTAATGCCATGGTTACCTAACCGAAATGATTTAACCGTATTAGATTTAGGTTGCGGTACTGGTTTTTTTACTGAGATATTAGCACAGCGATTTGAGCACGTATTTGGCTTAGATATTTCGGGGAAAATGCTTTCGTTTGCGAAAGAGAATCGAGATCAAGAAATCACTTGGTTGCATGGGGATGCCTATAAATTACCTTTGGCTGATAAATCGGTTGATCTGGTGTATTCCAATTTAATGATCCAATGGTGTGATGATTTAACTATTGTTGTAAATGAAATCTTAAGGGTATTGAAGCCCGGCGGCTTGTTCATATTTTCTACCTTAGTAGAAGGTACACTATTCGAATTGAAATCTTCTTGGGCACAAGTCGATCAGGATAAGCATGTGATCGATTTTAAAACTGAGCAGCAATTAAGTGAGCTGTTTAATTCTGAGCACAGTAAGTTGATTGAGCATAATAGTCAGGACATTATTTTAGAATATGAAAATGTCCTGCACTTGGCGCGAGAGTTAAAAGGTTTAGGGGCGAATAAAGTCCCTAAAAAAAGTGCCAAAGGCTTAGCAGGTAAAGATAAATGGCAAAAGATGATGCAGAGTTATCAGGACTTTTTAGAGCCTACGGGTATTTATCCCGCCACTTATCGGGTTTATTCGGGTATTTTGGTTAAATTGAATAGCTAGATGAAAAAAATATTTATTACTGCGACTGATACTGATGCAGGCAAAACGCATATTGCGCAAAGTATTCTCTATGCACTCTCACAGCAAAAGTTAAAAGTTGCCGCGTTTAAGCCAATTTCAGCTGGCTGCGAGCTTATAGATGATCAACTGATCAATGAAGATGCCCGTTTACTGGCGGAACAGGCCAATTGCGGTCAAACAATTGCAGCCGTTAATCCAATTGCATTTAAAGAGCCGATTGCACCGCATATTGCCGCAGCAAAGTATCAGCAAAAAATTGAGCTTGCTGACATTTATCATAACTTTCAGGATATCGTACGGTTACAACCCGATGTTGTCATTACTGAAGGCGCTGGAGGCTGGCGCTTACCGTTAGGGCAAGGTCATTTTTTATCTGAATTTGCTCAACAAACAGAACAGCAGGTCATTTTAATTGTCAATATGAAATTGGGGTGTTTAAACCATGCGGTATTAACATATCAGGCAATTTGTCAGGATGGATTGTCTTGCCTTGGCTGGATAGCAAACTGCCAAGAAGAAATGCCTTACTTGGCAGAAAATCTTGCTGAATTAACGCAATTAATTAAAGCACCTTTGATTGGCAAGGTGTTATATCAGCCGGATATAAAACAGGTAGCGCAAGCTCTAGATCTTACGCTACTTTAGTAAAAGCCGATTGCACTTATAATAAATGCGCTAAATTATCATTGATTGTAAGTCGGGTTTTATTGCCGTTATTAAATAATACGCCACTAACATCAATATTTTTTCCCATCACTAGCTGCATTTTGCCATTAGCGATTTTTAGCGCCGAGCCTTCTTCGATGCCGATAATATTCGTCTCAGGCTTAAGCACCATAAACTCTGCCAAACGTTGTTCACGGGTTTCACCATTAAAGCCAGGTGGTTGATATTCAGTGTAATGAGGATTTAGCTGAAAGTTAACCAGAGCTAATGCGCTAAAACTAGGTGGTTCAATAATTGGCATATCATTGGTAGTTTTAATACTGAGTCCCGCAATATTAGCGCCTGCGCTCCAACCAATATAAGGAGTAC of Thalassotalea insulae contains these proteins:
- the bioB gene encoding biotin synthase BioB, whose translation is MPQLAQSSAHNNDNVRHNWTLDEVNALFALPFNDLMFQAQTIHRQHFNANEVQVSTLLSIKTGACPEDCKYCSQSARYKTDIEKERLMEVEKVLEAAKRAKEQGSTRFCMGAAWRNPKERDMPYVVEMVKGVKSLGLETCMTLGMLSTEQANELQQAGLDYYNHNLDTSPEHYNQIITTRSYQDRLDTLDNVRSAGMKVCSGGIVGLGEQATDRASLLMQLANLTPQPESVPINMLVKIDGTPLADVEDLDHFDFIRCIAVARIMMPKSHVRLSAGREAMNEQMQAMCFLAGANSIFYGCKLLTAANPETNQDILLFKKLGINTETVANDIDESIEQQQLQAKVVEQQHSDLFYNAAN
- a CDS encoding aminotransferase class I/II-fold pyridoxal phosphate-dependent enzyme; its protein translation is MSFSFLTQQLAKQQQQHLYRQRQLVEQQAGREIQIAGKNYLNFSANDYLGLNHHPAINQALQEGVDKFGVCSTGSSLITGYHYAHQALEDTICQWLNKPKCLLFNSGFAANVGVLKTLARQNSHFYLDKLAHASLIEGAFVDKRMAKRFLHNDYQQLDKQLAQHAGDDQLIVSEGIFSMDGDQADICQLRAVADQHKAWLYIDDAHSIGVIGQSGQGSASYQQPIEIIMATFGKAIATSGAFIACDEELHNYLINFCRDYIYSTAMSPAVAWATKKSIELIQQDQWRREKISVLSELFSSTLNASVNLLPSTSSIHAIVLGSEQSALEISEKLKSQGIWLSAIRPPTVAKGTSRLRVTICASHNENDIKYLAESINRVVN
- the bioC gene encoding malonyl-ACP O-methyltransferase BioC; its protein translation is MPDVHIRYQIAKSFGLASHSYDISARLQRYSGKHLMPWLPNRNDLTVLDLGCGTGFFTEILAQRFEHVFGLDISGKMLSFAKENRDQEITWLHGDAYKLPLADKSVDLVYSNLMIQWCDDLTIVVNEILRVLKPGGLFIFSTLVEGTLFELKSSWAQVDQDKHVIDFKTEQQLSELFNSEHSKLIEHNSQDIILEYENVLHLARELKGLGANKVPKKSAKGLAGKDKWQKMMQSYQDFLEPTGIYPATYRVYSGILVKLNS
- the bioD gene encoding dethiobiotin synthase; translated protein: MKKIFITATDTDAGKTHIAQSILYALSQQKLKVAAFKPISAGCELIDDQLINEDARLLAEQANCGQTIAAVNPIAFKEPIAPHIAAAKYQQKIELADIYHNFQDIVRLQPDVVITEGAGGWRLPLGQGHFLSEFAQQTEQQVILIVNMKLGCLNHAVLTYQAICQDGLSCLGWIANCQEEMPYLAENLAELTQLIKAPLIGKVLYQPDIKQVAQALDLTLL
- the pepE gene encoding dipeptidase PepE; translation: MENKNILLISSSRVGTTDYLSHALTLIKQQLADIKTVLFIPYAGVTMSYQEYSSKVKAALAAIDVDVVGIDETNDAVMAVKQAQAILVGGGNTFRLLERLYHFNLLNEIRAKVNSGTPYIGWSAGANIAGLSIKTTNDMPIIEPPSFSALALVNFQLNPHYTEYQPPGFNGETREQRLAEFMVLKPETNIIGIEEGSALKIANGKMQLVMGKNIDVSGVLFNNGNKTRLTINDNLAHLL